From a single Muntiacus reevesi chromosome 14, mMunRee1.1, whole genome shotgun sequence genomic region:
- the LOC136146692 gene encoding Golgi phosphoprotein 3-like: protein MTTHPLTNSNIKQRLIKRVQEAVLDKWVNDPHRMDKRLLALIYLAHASDVLENAFAPLLDEQYDVATKRVRQLLDLDPEVECLKAGTNEVLWAVVAAFTK from the coding sequence ATGACGACGCACCCCCTCACCAACAGCAACATTAAGCAGCGCCTCATCAAGAGGGTGCAGGAAGCCGTCCTCGACAAGTGGGTGAACGACCCTCACCGCATGGACAAGCGCCTGCTGGCCCTCATCTACCTGGCCCACGCCTCCGACGTCCTGGAGAACGCGTTCGCGCCCCTGCTGGACGAGCAGTACGATGTAGCCACCAAGCGGGTGCGGCAGCTCCTGGACTTGGACCCTGAGGTGGAGTGCCTGAAGGCCGGGACCAACGAGGTGCTGTGGGCGGTGGTGGCGGCCTTCACCAAGTGA